The Podarcis raffonei isolate rPodRaf1 chromosome 2, rPodRaf1.pri, whole genome shotgun sequence genome window below encodes:
- the LOC128408814 gene encoding vomeronasal type-2 receptor 26-like produces MVLLLLLFLPHADCGVKAKCPLTLERDWIEPFNYYRPGDHLINGIFSATAAVLNPWHFNERPSTSFRKKAGTKYWLPLSFFFAIQEINQNPRLLPNTTLGYNIYENFFQGRVTYEALVDLVSSRQANVPNYNCGGQNNLIAVLEGADSDSENSIQVSSMLSIYKMPQVNYAFGSHVLNDKRQFPFFYRMVPKEEAVYPAIVKLLHHFRWTFIGLIAPDTENGEMFMKTLPPMLEESGSCVAVSQSIPPLNPYRMNFKLAPSEKWRQVHVFLYYVESTYFFLGIKLAEMIFDQLIKPTVGKVLIFTPMWDLSVDLIGLINSGLHFQHFHSILSFPIGANKWAKYGDFSAFYFAIKQFWLEVFTCSYLKNTLSVKRWTRCREREELEMLPQEYLERLLSLNSYRIYNTVQAVARSLNAAYLSRSKWRLKNSLEIQRLQPWQLHSFLGDAQFYNSSMDGVYLDENGELAADLDIVNWVVFPNRSLLREIIGSIRRQKSLDLKCTMDQNATVCPKWLSKPLPTSRCVESCQPGFFKVVQEGMLLCCYDCVPCAEGTMATQEDAERCTRCPEDQHPNKARVQCFYKIITFLAYEEPLGIFQASFALFLSLTTCVVLGIFIIFQETPIVKANNRDLSYILLVSLLLSFLSSFLFIGRPRKVTCLLRQMAFSIIFSVSISSVLAKTITVVLAFLATKPGNRVKKWLGKSLASSIVISCSIVQVAICIIWLGISPPFPESDMHSQPREIILQCNEGSVAMFYAALGYMGFLASICFTVAFLARKLPGAFNEAKLITFSMLVFCSVWVSFVPSYLSTKGKYMVAVQIFSILASSAGLLVCIFFPKCYIILLRPELNTKEHLTTKVGS; encoded by the exons ATGgtactgcttctcctgctcttccTGCCTCATGCAGACTGTGGAGTGAAGGCAAAATGCCCCTTGACTTTGGAGAGAGACTGGATTGAGCCATTCAATTATTACAGGCCAGGAGACCACCTCATTAATGGAATCTTCTCTGCCACAGCTGCTGTATTAAATCCGTGGCACTTCAATGAGCGTCCCTCTACCAGCTTTCGTAA GAAAGCAGGAACAAAGTACTGGCTGCCCCTGTCCTTCTTCTTTGCCATCCAAGAGATCAACCAGAATCCCAGGCTCTTGCCCAACACCACTCTGGGCTACAATATCTATGAAAACTTTTTTCAAGGAAGGGTGACGTATGAAGCTTTGGTAGACCTGGTCTCTTCTAGACAGGCGAATGTTCCAAACTACAACTGCGGAGGACAGAATAACTTGATTGCTGTTCTTGAAGGGGCTGACTCTGACTCTGAGAACTCCATCCAGGTTTCAAGCATGTTGAGCATCTATAAAATGCCACAG GTCAACTATGCTTTTGGCTCCCATGTTCTGAATGACAAGAGGCAGTTCCCCTTTTTCTATCGGATGGTCCCCAAAGAAGAGGCCGTTTACCCAGCAATTGTCAAGCTGCTCCATCACTTCCGATGGACATTCATTGGTCTCATTGCTCCAGACACTGAAAACGGAGAGATGTTCATGAAGACATTGCCACCTATGCTTGAAGAGAGTGGCAGTTGTGTTGCTGTCTCACAAAGCATTCCACCACTTAATCCATACCGTATGAATTTCAAACTTGCTCCATCAGAAAAGTGGCGACAAGTCCATGTATTCTTATATTACGTAGAATCTACTTATTTCTTTCTAGGAATTAAACTTGCAGAAATGATATTTGACCAGCTCATCAAACCTACTGTGGGGAAAGTCTTGATCTTCACACCTATGTGGGATTTGAGTGTAGACTTAATTGGGTTAATCAACAGtggtttacatttccagcactttcACAGTATTCTTTCTTTCCCTATTGGGGCAAATAAATGGGCAAAATATGgtgatttttctgccttttacttTGCAATTAAGCAGTTTTGGCTGGAAGTTTTTACTTGTTCCTATTTAAAGAACACATTGTCAGTGAAACGATGGACAAGatgcagagaaagagaggaactGGAGATGCTGCCCCAAGAATATCTGGAAAGACTCTTATCTCTAAACAGCTACAGGATTTACAACACTGTCCAAGCTGTGGCGCGTTCCTTAAATGCTGCGTACTTGTCCAGATCAAAGTGGAGGTTGAAGAACAGTCTGGAAATTCAAAGGCTACAACCATGGCAG CTCCACTCTTTCCTGGGAGATGCCCAGTTTTACAATTCTTCAATGGACGGAGTGTATTTGGATGAGAACGGGGAACTGGCAGCTGACCTAGACATCGTGAACTGGGTGGTGTTTCCAAATCGGTCCCTTCTTAGAGAGATCATTGGGAGCATCAGAAGGCAGAAATCCCTAGACCTAAAGTGCACCATGGACCAGAATGCCACTGTGTGCCCCAAATGGCTCAGCAAG CCCCTGCCTACTTCCAGGTGTGTGGAAAGTTGCCAGCCTGGATTCTTCAAGGTAGTTCAGGAAGGAATGCTGCTCTGCTGCTATGACTGCGTTCCCTGTGCGGAAGGAACAATGGCCACTCAGGAAG ATGCAGAGCGTTGCACCAGGTGTCCAGAAGATCAGCATCCAAACAAGGCCAGAGTTCAATGTTTCTACAAGATCATCACCTTCCTggcttatgaagaacctttgggaatCTTCCAAGCTTCCTTTGCCCTATTCTTATCCCTAACCACGTGTGTTGTGCTAGGAATATTCATTATATTCCAggaaactcccatagtcaaagccaataaCAGGGACCTCTCTTATATCCTCCTTGTTTccctcttgctttcctttttgtcctccttcctcttcattggaAGGCCAAGGAAAGTGACTTGTCTTCTCCGACAAATGGctttcagcatcatcttctcagtttcCATCTCTTCTgttttggccaaaaccatcactgtggtgctggccttcctggccacaaagccagggaacAGAGTGAAGaaatggctggggaagagtctggccagctccattgtcatttcctgttccaTTGTCCAAGTTGCCATCTGCATCATCTGGCTGGGaatctctcctcccttcccagagTCTGACATGCATTCCCAGCCCAGAGAGATCATTctgcaatgcaatgaagggtctgttgccatgttttatgctgcccttggctacatgggcttcctggcctccATCTGCTTCACAGTGGCTTTCTTAGCTAGGAAGCTacctggggccttcaatgaagccaagctgatcaccttcagcatgctggtcttctgcagtgtttgggtctcCTTTGTGCCCTCCTATCTGAGcacaaaggggaaatacatggtggccgtgcagatcttctctatcttggcctccagtgctgggcttctggtcTGCATCTTCTTTCCCAAGTGCTACATAATTTTACTCAGGCCTGAGCTGAACACAAAGGAGCATCTGACAACAAAAGTTGGTTCTTAA